gtgaATGTGAGCAGAAGGTGATGAATGTTCTCTGGAGCAGGTGTTGAGCGAAGAGTCCCCAACCTCTTAGTTTGGGACCGTTCGATTTATATAGGGTATTGTATGACCATTCGGTTTGTTCATATATTTTGTATCAGGATTAACTatcttttgtaaaattttaaattttatggtcATTTCAAGATAAGTgtaagattaattttattttaagtaattgtcctacaatattattatatgatgacTCCTTTATATAGTATTATGCTATATATTTTTGGAACGTTACAAAATGTAAACTATTAATAAAGGGAGttagttgaaaaatattattgatgttttttttttcttctacgcCAATcctaaatagtttaattaaatacttatcGTAAATCACTcatatataatgtatttatgtaaaaaatgataaatataattaaactatttgtacttattcttctttctttatttgaaacacttttaattatttttagtttatctattgatattaattttgtcaatatattttactattattgtaaaactacttaatttatttttttttaattaatcatcccaaattgattaattaattaatgcttGGAAAGAGAATAATGATTATGTAACTTGTTGCTACTCATCTTCACCTATCCTAATATCACATTAGTGACAAGAGCAAGAGATTAtctcatttatttcaaatatttattatttattcgttaaaaattattaattgattaaggATGCAACATATaattacaaaactaaaatattacaAAGAGGATAAACAgtcttctgaaaaaaaaaaaaatataagggaTAGAGAGTAATTTATAAGTGGTGTTATATTACAAAGAGGATAAacagttttctgaaaaaatattataaatattatacatatattttatactgAAACTCAATACCCATTTAAATCTTAAATCATAGGATCATAAGACGTTTACGGATGAATGAATTATTATGATAATCGCAACTATTTATAAGACGTTTACTAAAGTTTTTTACAGGCTTCTTGATTAATTTTCCCGAGATGAACAAGAAGATATAAGTTGAACAGATAAACACCATGCATGCTTCACTTTCACCTCTCAGAAGCAGCCCATGTATTGCAGTATTTGACAAACATCAATGCAACCAAGTCATTTAATAATAGTATAgtatatatattagtataattatatattaaatatactcAATACATGCCATCATCACTTTCAGTCAAATGTGGTAGCACCATTGCTGCTAGTGGCGTAAAGAATCACATTTGTCTTCATTCAACAAACTCCAGCCTTAATTGtcacatgaaaattaaaaaaaaaaaggaaagaaagaagaagcctCTTTGAAAGATGGCACAAGATGAAGAAGCAATAGACAAAAAAGCTGCCTCGTTGAGCACATCAGCGTCATGAAAGTAAGAAGAGCAGACATATCTGCTTAATTTGTCATTGCAAAAGGTAgttttttatccttatatttacatattatagtTTGTCCCGGTGCGTACAAAGGGGAAACATGTGAACAACTAGAAGCTACAATAGTGAGCAGACTGCAActatgtcttttctttttcttttatctctaaTCCGTGGTCTGGAGACAGATGAGGCCTCAGAAGAAAACTGAAGAGAATCAACATACGTCCCAAGCAGCGACAAACACATTCTTATCCTCGTTTAGGGTTTAAAGCAAAAccacttcttctgagcctaaaccagttatatatttatgtatagtATTAGCTATTCAACTTCATTATAGACAAGGATTCTATCTGTTTTTTAGCTTTCAAATAAGCAACAAAACATATGCACATGTGTTGGTGGGAAATTTATGGTTATGTTGTTTCTGGCATCAGATAGCATAACTCGTGTTATTCATACGTACCTTGGCAGATTTATCCTCTTCCTTGCGCGAATTATTTCTTCGCTGGGATTGAACACGTACGGATCCTGCTCCAGTTTTTTTATCATCTCTGGCCTTGTTGAATATAACAGTGAATCCTTCAGCTGAGGCAGGATCATTAACATCCCATTCCCCGAACTTGGGTAGTGGCCTTCCTTCTTGTTCATACTGTATATGAATAGATAAATGCTTAAGACAAAATATAGATTAATTATTCACTGAAGATGAAAAACAGAAAGACCCTTTTGCTCATCATTAGCAACAAAGAATTGCTGGAAACCCTGTACATAGCTAAAATTTTCAGTTTTCTATAACAGAACACAaaatgaaaagtgaaaggaCCCTTTAGCCCGTCATTAGCAACAAAGAATTGCAGGAAACCAGGTACAAAAATAAACCTCCTTTCGgctttgttttatataataacaataacaataataacatcTACATCACAGTTTcacatcttttaaaataatggcTGGAGATGAATAGCATTATCATGGTGGGAGGATCTTACCGAAGCCATCAAGATTGAAGCTTTGATACGTACGGTGGTTACCCAATTTCTGGGGAAAAGGAACagacaacaaaaagaagaaaaaggaaaaaaaaaagagacaggGAGGAAATTGGGAAGAATTAGAATGGTTTGAAAAACAGGCAGGTTGGTGCAGCATTTATAAAGAGATAAGGAATAGAAAGAGAAGacctaaaatataaacaacaatCTTGATGGTCTTGCCTTTCTTTCGTGTCACACCCCTCCAAAACGCGGTGATTTGCCTTTTCTGTTTATTTTCCGTTTTATTTTTAGGAGAACATTCCTTCAAGGGCTAACAAAAACCAAGCCAATATGACCGTATTCCAAAAATAGGAGACAAATAACGTCAAATTGGTAACAAGCAAGCCAATTGACCTCGTTGCCATTACAATGTACAGTTATCTATTTACGGTAAATAATTTCATGACATGTTTTCAGAGGACTACAACAGAGACCTATAAATAGTATGTAATATACAAACATGAACTTTTCCTCGAACAATTGATGAGAGCAGAGCTTCCATTACTACTAGTATTTGCAAACTTCCTTCTTGCTCCATGAATTCCCTATCACAAGTCTCCCGTATACATCAAACCCACGGCAGGGAGGGTTAGAATATAGAGAGCCAGTGACATAGCCATGAAGATGGCAATCACTCATTCAATTTCTGGTTTGGTGTATTTGACGTGTACCGCCATAAAATCCCACCAATCAAATTGTTCACTGCATGAGAAGCCATGGGAACCGCCACGCTAGAAGATAAAATTGTAGCATATCCATATGCAAGACCAACAAAAGTTGCCCTAAAACACAGACAACAATCTTATTGTAATTTAATCAGAACTCACAAAGACAAAAATGGAAAAGTATTGTGATTTACGTAAAACAGATCTGGAAGGATTTAGTCTATGAATGAAATTCCATAAAACAATTTTCAACAAACGGGGAGAAAGAAACAGAGGAATGGGGGAGATGGGTAAAATTAGAAAGATATGCACCAGATGGCAAAGGAATACTTTCGACCATTGCCCAGGTGCAAAATACCAAAGATTAAGGCAGCAATCCCAATACTATTCCAGTTTGTTCCCAAAAGTGGAAGAATTGCTCCTCGGAAAAGGAGTTCCTGGAATTTAGGTAGTAATATGTGATATCCGTCAAACGATAAGGAAAGATGAAATGACCAAAAAAACTAGCTCTTTTTTAACCTCACTAATACCAGGCAAGAATGCAACGACAATATAATCCAAAGGCTGAAGTGAGCTAAGGACCTGATTcagtaaacaaaatatttccaGAGTTCAGACAAAGCATCAGTGTATCTAATACagagtaaaacaaaaaaatgacaAATGCAAGAGACTTGCAAAACAAGTTATCTCAAGAAGAAACTATTTCTAGTCATATGCACCTTTTTACTCAACTTACTATGATCCACTACACAATATTCACggtttaaattgcaatttgctaACAAAACATTACAGAACATTTCCAGAGCCATGGCTTGATGCAGTTACCTGCTTATTCGCTGCTTCACTAGATTCTGCAAAATTTGGCCATGTCTTCAATAGTAAATAGCGACATGATGATACTAACACCACGGTTCCTGTAATCAACTCAAGATGCCACAATTCGAAACCAACTGCAGgcggaaaaaaaaattcttatgaTATCTCATACATGATAACTTTACGCAttaacaaagaaacaaacactTATATTTGCACATTGGAAATGATTAAACcactaaaaaaagttaatggCACATTAGTAGAGGTAGGTCAGGCAGTCAGTGGCAAGGCTCAACCTGAACTTTTTCTAATTAGttcttttattacaaaaaagttaaatatattttttatctcttaacttgtagtgaaaattggaattagtccctggaaactttaatcaaatttagttcttcaattttataaatatgtgaatttagttcttttaaccaaattttattaagtttatttgatctttcaaacatgttttataataacatttgaattctttacaccattttgacacatttCCTCTTCAATGTTAGTTGAGACAcacatttaaaatgttaaataaacttaacaaatttgtttaaataaactaaatttacgcatttataaagttaaaagactaaattggaccaaaattttgaaaatgaccTAATTCTATTAagagaccaaaaacatatttaactcttacaaaaaccatttaataataataaaactatttttttttttataaagtataattttttaagacaataaTAGTTAggtattatattttttgcatTTGAACTTAAAgattttttgtttctctttttaaatatataatttatttttatgtcgTTTTTAATTTAGCAATAGTTTCTTTTTTCCTATTTTACATGAAATcgtttctattatttttaaagtatatttttattttataattcattaatttttaaacataaatgatTGAAATTGTTACCATATTAGTTTTCCACTTATACTAAGTTGATTACCATtgatataagaaataaaatttatttatgaatattacTATTAGGACAAACTTATTATGAATATCAAGATAAGTATTGacaactttttgaatttttaagagAGACACAGGTAGAGTTCCTCTAGAAGAATATAATATCTGAAAATTTGAATGTCACGTCAGAAATCCTGAAAACTTCACAATAAATATCACCATACACGTAGCCTTGCTCTAGATGTACATACCAAAGAGCATGTCTTATTGTTAAAAAGATTCCAAATTTATCTACCCTTTGGTTCATTAGTTTCTACCCAAAATGTCAATCCAGAATTATTATATGCATTCAAGTATTACACAAACTCTAATGAGAGCAGTTATATTAAGCAATAAAGAGTTCAAAAAAAGCAATTAAGAATCCATGTAATTTTGAACCACAACTAATAGTAAGAACTAAGAAATAAATGAGTTTAATAGTACATGATACTTCCGTAGAGCAGTCCAAGATTGGCAATCCTTCCACAGAAGCGACATGAGACAGCTGCAAGTTGCACAAACAAAAACGAAGTACAAAACGAACATGATATCCTGTGTTATGGGAATTTCTACATCTAACAATGTGAAGTCAAATTGTGATAAGCTTTAAGTTTCtttctaaaaggaaaaaaaaaaaggttgattAGAACTTTCAATCTTAGGTTAATTTCTGttacaaataatttaacttGAATACTCACACCATCTCACACAACTTTTTTGAACAAAggtgtaatttttttcaaaatttttctgGCCTGCAAATCTTTCATACAATTTTTGTGACAAAAATTGCAATCCTACACTTAACCACCCAAGTCCCACATACAAACAAGAGACTTATTAAGTTGTAAATACAACTCTCAACTCAAATCTTTGTTCTTATTATAGAttcatactttctttttttcacattaCTCCATGTGGAACTTTGGTAAATACTCACTTCATAACCAACAATTTCTCCTAAGTAATGTGGtgtaaaaaaggaaataaagatTAGACTTAAATACCTACCATAATGGCTAAATTAACATACTAAGCTTCatataaaatcatg
This genomic stretch from Vigna radiata var. radiata cultivar VC1973A chromosome 7, Vradiata_ver6, whole genome shotgun sequence harbors:
- the LOC106769125 gene encoding RPM1-interacting protein 4-like, with the translated sequence MASYEQEGRPLPKFGEWDVNDPASAEGFTVIFNKARDDKKTGAGSVRVQSQRRNNSRKEEDKSAKAQKKWFCFKP
- the LOC106769124 gene encoding uncharacterized protein LOC106769124 isoform X1, coding for MATLSLTLLNCGSTVENPDTTFSSSFTTRSRRSRYSTCSFAKKSLRKSIRDGPEASGDILDNKFVQNDNLDTSLNPAAKNSDPFPSRSAVLQACIITSGLIAALGLVIRQLSHVASVEGLPILDCSTEVSFGFELWHLELITGTVVLVSSCRYLLLKTWPNFAESSEAANKQVLSSLQPLDYIVVAFLPGISEELLFRGAILPLLGTNWNSIGIAALIFGILHLGNGRKYSFAIWATFVGLAYGYATILSSSVAVPMASHAVNNLIGGILWRYTSNTPNQKLNE
- the LOC106769124 gene encoding uncharacterized protein LOC106769124 isoform X2; translation: MATLSLTLLNCGSTVENPDTTFSSSFTTRSRRSRYSTCSFAKKSLRKSIRDGPEASGDILDNKFVQNDNLDTSLNPAAKNSDPFPSRSAVLQACIITSGLIAALGLVIRQLSHVASVEGLPILDCSTEVSFGFELWHLELITGTVVLVSSCRYLLLKTWPNFAESSEAANKQELLFRGAILPLLGTNWNSIGIAALIFGILHLGNGRKYSFAIWATFVGLAYGYATILSSSVAVPMASHAVNNLIGGILWRYTSNTPNQKLNE